The genomic interval TCATCAATGTATGATCAACCTCTCATACACACTCAGTGTATTGGAGCTTGTGTTGTGACTGGTTATAAATCTatagcatatttttcttctctctcttccacgtAAGCATAAATATGGTGTGACGATTTTTGACGCCTACTTATATCACATATTGTACTCGCTCCAAAAATACTATCGTAATACGATGCACTTGTTATAGTACGTCAGTGCAGGCAGTGCAACAACACCcaacaatataaaatgttgCTGACCCATGTTACTACCGCCGTATTTAAAAAGACCCCAACAATGTTTGGTTGGGTGGACCAAGTTGTATGAGGAAGGCGGCTAgctaataatatgattttggtTGTTTTTGGTTCATGCACAATGGATTGGTGAGGCTGTTATCCTAGGAATATTCTCCAAACATGTTAGATTAGTGGATGCGACAAAACTAGCCAGACCATCTTTATTAACATTATTAACATTGATCATCAGTAACTAATTAGTAATAATTaccatgttttgtttgttgattACTTATTAATCATATCAACATTAGTGCTACTTAGGGCATATACAATGGTAGAGCTCATGATGGGCTCTATCTTAAGCCACATCAGCAAAAATAACTTCTCATACAAAGGATGGTCTCTTCAGCTGACTCTTCATAATtacagactaattaattatctgCATGCAAGCAATGATCCAATGTGCATGTGAtcattgcatatttttttatgtttgatgtaTGTAAAAGAAGTACTACCTACATATAgtaaaaccaacaaaacatgtTAGTAGtatgacacatatatatatattattgttattttgaCAAATGAACTAAATTACATTATTTTGATAAAGTAGTTCTATCTTCCCCCAAATCGTTGCCATATATGCGCAACTAAATCTTTCTTAAGTTTCATATGGGCTGATCGGTCACGAATAGATGAATTTCTTCTTAGTACCGCACCAAAGCTTGGATTGGGGTTAGATGAAGTACTCACTTCTGGTGGCAGAACTATGGATGCTCCTGGGTTTTCATTCAAATCCAAAGGAATTATAACCATTTCCTTTTCATCTTCAACTATCATATTATGAAGAATAACACAAGCTTCCATTATGTTAATAACGTCACTCCTCCTCCACATCCGTGCTGGACGACACACGATGTTAAAGCGAGATTGCAACACACCAAAGGCTCGCTCAACATCTTTTCTTGATCCTTCTTGACGTGCTGCATATAGTTTATCTTCATCTGATTGAGGAGCCTGTATAGTCTTGACGAATGTTGCCCACTCTGGATAAATTCCATCGGCTAGGTAGTACCCTGTGTTATACTGGTTCCCATTAACTGTAAACTGTACACGGGGAGCTTCTCCTCTCAATACTTCAACAAACAATGGCGACTTGTTTAACACATTGATATCATTGTTGGAACCTGCAGTACCAAAAAATGCATGCCAGATGCGAAGGTCTTTGGATGCAACTGCTTCGAGGATCATGGTAGGAACTCCCTTGTCACCACGAGTAAATTGGCCTCGCCATGCAACCGGACAATTCTTCCATGGCCAATGCATACAGTCTATGCTTCCCAACATGCCAGGAAAACCACGGGACTCACCAACCTATAGCATGCTCTCCAACTCGTCAATTCTAGGAGCACGCAAGTACTCGTCACCAAATATTTCTATGACTCCTTTAGCAAATTTGCCTAAACACTCTAAAGATGTACTAGGACCAATTTTTAATACCTCATCAAGTTGGTCCGCTGGGGTCCCATATGCTAGCATACGAATGGCAGCTGTACACTTTTGAAGCGGTGAATGTCCAGCTCTGCCAGTGGCATCCACTCTATTAGTAAAATAAGGAGACCATTCACTAAGGGCACTCACAATTCGTAGGAAGAGAGACTTCCTCATGCGAAACCTCCTGCGAAACATCTCATCTGTATAGATCGGAGACTCGGAGAAGTAGTTGGCTACAAGATCATCATTGCCAGCTTCACGGTTTCTTGGTATATATCTTCTTGTACCAATCTGACGTCGGCGACGAGAAGGACCGGATGCTATCTTCTCCTTCAGTCTGTCAATAATCTTCTCACTATATTCATCTAAAAGCATTGATTCAGCAACAAAATCATCCATGTTGTACATATCCATAGGATCAAAATCATCAACATCAAAATCAGTGTCATCGAGGTCGGTGTCGGCATCATCGAAGTTGTAGGCATAATCGTCGAGGTCGGAGGCAGCGGCTTCATCATCAGTGAGTTCAACATCAACGTCGTCGAGGTCGGAGGCAGCAGTTGCATCATCATCGAGCTCGGCAACAGCGTCGTCGAGGTCGGAGGCAGCAATGTCCTCGGAGTGAGAAGACCCTGTGTGGCTTGACATGTCtaatatcttttttctttcatttcatcaaaatcaaaaccatgtatatatatataccaccGGCAAAACGTACAATACTGTGCCCAAGAGATATCAATTTGGAACAAAATCATTTTCACACAGCAAGATATATATCTCAATCACACtgattgcatatatatatatatatatatatatatatatatatatatatatatatatatatatatatatatattcacattGCAAGATATCAACTGGAATATTCTGTAATCTCCATTACTGAGCacaaaatcatgttttttctttcatgtgtTGGTAGATTATTTTAAACCAGTTCTGTATGTAGAAAATCAGTTTTCACATAGCAAGAATCTTCATACATCTGCATCCAGAAAATATGGATTCTCACAtcaataaacttatttaaaatgtACAAAAGTTGATGTCTATAGTCTGCATGATCCCAAAGTAAGCTTGCGGTTCTTTGCTCTTCCTGCAAAGCAGAGGTACACATAAGCAGGTCCATAAGTAATTGCTCAGATGAGAAGCTATGTTACGAATGTCCAGTGATTATAAATGTACAAgtcttttgtttcaaaagtaaataaattgCATAGATTTTTAAAGTCACCTTCTAGCTAAGAACATTGAACCATCAAGGACAAACAAATTCTAGCAGCTGGACTAAGGCCATGTTCGGCGgtagggcataagttaacttataccctgacatggaaaacgtagtaatagattagtacatgattaattaattattaattataaaaaatgaaatagattaatatgattttttaaaacaacttttctatagaaaatatttgtaaaaaatacaccatttagcagttcgggaagcgtgcgtgcggaaaacgagagtAGCTTAGTTAACTAACTAAGCTGGTGTGCCAAACAGTGCCAAAGACATCAAAGTAGTTTGTAGCTAAGAAATAATAATGTAGTAAAATCAAGATCCTAAGAAATTCACTTTGAATGAAACAATATGTTTGCTCCTGTAATCAGTCATACGATATTATGTAAGCCATAACCCAAGAACAGGGCTAGAATTCATTACAATTCAGATTGAACTAAGATATAAGATAATTTTAAGCTGCATGTGTCAATACTCAATACTCAATACCTCACCTAAAGGCATCCATAATCCTCTGCACCACCTACAGGTAACCATAAAAATTAATCAGCTATGGATCCAATAGTGTATTACTAcagcaaaaaacaaaaatttgagCTATACAAATTTGTAATGGCTTACCAGGAAATTAGAATTTTCACTGAATACCTAAAGCAAATCATGGTATGCAATATCACTGTTAGTACTGTTAatgaaaacatatatgaacTGACCTCAAATGGAGTCTGGAAACAAGATCTTCCTCAAACATCTTATGGCAGCGGCATGTTCAGCTATAATTTCAGCGGTCATACTTGTTGTGTCTTGTGTGAGTAGACGGCTGTAGGTATCGAACATCTTGCATTCCTTCTCATGCATCTTGGCCTCCTTATTGTCCTTTGCCGCTAATCTATTTTCTCGAGCAGCAACTTGTGAAAGCTTTGATGACTTAACCTGACGGGCGGACAACTTGTCTTGCATTTCCATCATTTTGATTCGCCTTGTCTGAATATCAGCTTGAACTTGCTCCAACTTTTCTATATCATCAATATCGGTAGTAACCTTTGACTTCCCCTTACTTTCTTGTGCAGCCTTTTTAGCAGCCTTCTGGCCGATTGGCCGTGGTGGTTCTTCAAAATCAGTATTTGCTGATGCTTCCTCTCTTGGCTCTCTATTATCAGATGCCTTCCTTTTACGAAATCTCTTCAATGCGTCATTATACGCAATCCACTTAGGCTGATCACGACATATTTTCCATACCTCTGTTAGGACGAAATGTcctaattttggattttcttcCGCGTAGAACTTTTGTGCTATGTCAATCCACATTTGGTCTGAATAACCACTGGTATATGTCCTCTTTGCCTTCAACCAACACCCTTGGAACAAATCTAACCAAGCATTGATTTTGTGCCAACGTTCCTTGGCTTGTTTTGAGTTTCTCCATCTCTTTTGTTCTGTGGTTTTATTATACTCCTTGGCAACATCTCCCcaatatttttcagccttcTTATCATTGCCATTAATTGGGTCCATTGAATTGTTCAACCAAGCGCTCACctacaaaaaatacaaaattatattagaGTTGTGCAGCCA from Oryza brachyantha chromosome 3, ObraRS2, whole genome shotgun sequence carries:
- the LOC102722566 gene encoding glutathione S-transferase T3-like; this encodes MRFMDGGQKDQSEVQSSPTSAGTAFPPRANFYPFSPSWILTTINGNHVSSSSSPTIIPTDRSSNHRNIQDMPSPYSHMQNWGNGTHPPGGFMSYFQPNMSQNFHFVGAHAQFAPVNCNDSSPLLAETATPPRRHVNQNPISVDSDDDTDVVRTKSKLNWLQVEDVRLVSAWLNNSMDPINGNDKKAEKYWGDVAKEYNKTTEQKRWRNSKQAKERWHKINAWLDLFQGCWLKAKRTYTSGYSDQMWIDIAQKFYAEENPKLGHFVLTEVWKICRDQPKWIAYNDALKRFRKRKASDNREPREEASANTDFEEPPRPIGQKAAKKAAQESKGKSKVTTDIDDIEKLEQVQADIQTRRIKMMEMQDKLSARQVKSSKLSQVAARENRLAAKDNKEAKMHEKECKMFDTYSRLLTQDTTSMTAEIIAEHAAAIRCLRKILFPDSI